In Brassica napus cultivar Da-Ae chromosome A3, Da-Ae, whole genome shotgun sequence, the sequence AGGAATGGGGCTAAAGAGTACGGACATGACACGATCAATGACTTTAGATTTCTCTGGACAGCCATGGCCATCTCCGTATTGATACATGCATTGCGACATGCGTGCCAAATTTATTACTGTTTCCGCAAAATCTTGAGGGATCAGCGAAGAgtgattttctattttctcaTAATTCATTTCATCCCACATGTCGTTGATCATCTTGTGCACGTGCATGCGTGCTTTCTCTTCTGAAACTCCGGTCTCGTTCATGTAACATTGGATCGATTTGAGGACATCTCCTCTCGCCATTTCATcctatatatattcataaaatataagACAACCAtattataagttatatatttcaCAACTACGTATAGACATGAGGCATATAgagttcaattttattataaatgtttaaatgcaATTTTTAGAATACAGGTTGTGGAAATTGTAATCATTATGTTAAGGTAGTTTTTGCAAAGCGGTAAAATTTCTATTGGTGGCAAGCTTCGACTAATAATTTTACCTAGATATAAACCGATGGCTATAATAAAAAAAGTGGTTTGGTCTAAACGGGAAAAGCGGTTACAATTGGTGACAAAGCTTCGACTAATAATTTTACAAGTTGagctaaaattatataaacttggAAGAAATTGATTTACCGGCGAGGTTACAAGATCGTTGGCTAGACGGAACACAGAGGAAGAGCATCTGACGATGTTTTGTTGGTGTTCGGACAAAGTCTCCAAGACTTGAACAGAGAGTTGGTCCGAGAATACACAGTAGAAGTGAACAAATATTGTTGGGGACGAGATTGAAATCCAAGCATTTTGCATGTATTCTTCCAAATTTGGTTTGTACCCTCCTTTGTACCACATTGCTTCTACTAAATATGCCTTGCATACATCTGCccactaaaatataataatctaattaaaataggAGTATTATTTTACAGTATTTACAAGATTTTCAAGGATTTGGAAATATGATTATTTTGTGAGaatggtttctttgtttcacAGAACAAATcgaaaaatatatgaaaaatgatATAACCTAATAATCATAAGAAACTACAagtacgtatatatatatacatcaacCATCTGAAACTAGGTACTcattaaaataaagtatttCTACAGAAAATATACTTTCGAAAATGTCTTCCTAAATTGTCTTCTTAAAGTGATAAACTGTTTTAACAAAATATCCAAAACAAAGATAATTGGTATATACTTACAGACTTTTTGAGGAAAGGAATCACGTTGATATCTTTATTTCTGAGGATATCACATCCAATGTTATTTACTTCATTGTAAACAACAAGAAAACACAACCTCATGTACTCGGGGAGGTCATCAAGACGATTCACATCCCAACTGCAACATATTTATACAGAGAAAATTTAATCAGTATCATGCTTTAtcgtaatatataaaataaccaaaataattgATGTAGAAATAGAAGTGTGGGAGTCTTTACTTTTCAAAGGCGGCAGTGAAGAGTTGAAGTTCTTCAAGAGTGCCATAGATATCGTAGATGTCATCGATAGTTGTAAGAAGTGCATTTACTTTGGTTATTATTCGTCTAACATTCCCAAATTGAGGCTCTTGGATTTGTCCAGTAGTCCAAAAATAATTCTCCACTATCCTATCTCTTGAAAAGTGAAGTTGATTAGCTAAACCTGTCTCCCTCCACCAGCTTTACAACACATGTATAGCAAGAGGAACATAAAGAGTTAAACTAagttatttgaatttaaaaaggcTGGAATACCAAGTTAAAGTTTATGAGTTTTTAATCTTAGAACTCATAGATAAATGTATGgcttatgtatttattttatttaaatagatGTAAATTGATATATGATTATAGTTAGTATATACCTGGAAACGTATTTGAGTTCTTCTTGATAAACAGCTTGTACGATATTGAAATCGAGCTTGGAGAATTCAAGTAACATAGGGTTCTTGTGAAGTCTCTTTCCATACATATCTATGTACCATCTCGTGGCTAGCCTTCCCATTCGCCAATGATATGGCATATCTAACGCTTGGACCACCATCTCCACATCACAGGATGCAAGATCTTTACTACCATGAGTATCAACAAAGTTTTTGAGTTGTTGTGTTGCAAAAACTCTAACGTTTTTTTGCAGTTTAGTGTCCGATTTTGTTGAAAGATATGACGCCTCGTACAGAGATAAGAGGCCATTTATATCATGGCTGTCAAACTTTCCACAGTTTTCCATGAAAACATCAAATACATCTGTAGTAAACAATTTCATTAGATTTAGATACCAAATCTATTgttaaaatttaatcatatttatgtttcttattCTCTGATCTACATGGAAAACATCGTTTAGGATCTAACTAAAAacagtttaataaaatatattagagaCTACAAATGGtaagaaaaattaaacaaaataaattttaaataaaaaaaattctgattaaaaatctaaaacatgctattaaaaggaaaaaaggaaGAAATTTATTAAAGAGAGGGTTTAACATTGTACAAGTGATGATTTACCTTCTGGAACATTGAAACCATGTTGTCTGAGCAGTCGGAATTCGAGTGCAGTAGCATGTAGATCGTATTCCATGTCATACTCCACGAAGTTTCTTCTATCTTTGTGATAAGTAAACGTCAAAATATTGTCGATTTCCCGTTCAAAATGGTAAGAAACGCCTAGTTTTTGCAGATCGTCAATGAGCTCCAATTGTTCGAGATGAGTGGTCCTCTCGTCATTGAGCATCTTCCTCACATTTTCTTTCAACAAATCTCTCTCATGCACACTTTCATCTTTCTGAAACCAGTGCACATTGAAAACGAACAAAATTCAAGAACTCAATTATACGACAtcgttttatatttatattttattaatgggAAATATACTAAGATCATGATTAACTCCAGTTTCTTAACTGAAGTTCTTAGTTTCGGCTAAAAGATaattcttagtttttcttagttaaaaactaagaaaaactaaaaaccgtctcttaaataaaatatataagagccgtctcttagctgaaaagtgtaaaaaaaatgtgacatcatgagttaagaacctcGGCTAAAAGACCGGATTAATCATGCCCTAACGTACCGTATATTTATTCTCGACCGAGAGGAGGTGGTGATGGTCCCAAAGAGAAGGCTGATAGTTTGCGGAACGACGAAGCACAACTGGAGACTCATCGGCCCTTGTTGTTTTGGCTACTATGGTGCAAGTGAAAGACCGAGGACGTTGGATTCGCTTCACAAGGCTATTCCTGTAAATAAGAGGTGAACCCATCTGCAGTAGACTAGCCATTGAAGAAAAGTATTACTGTAGGTAGAAGGTACTTGGTAGTAGATACCTATTCGCatgaatatatatagataacataTAGTAGATGTTAAACATCATGTCCACGCATTTGCCCTCAATTATGcgtcttttaatatttttataaattttgtagtGCCATATTGTAGTTTGGTTCCCGTTTGGCTTATTATGAATTGCTTAATATAGTAGGTTTTAACCACGTGTcttatagtattttatatattggcTTATGATGGTTTGATTCCCGTTTGGTAACATCAATTATCAGGGGCAAGCTAGAGTcaatacttaatttttttgccATATGACCTATAATAATTTGTAATTTGaatcttttaaaaatgtaaataaaatttaaaagaaagaaaagaaaaaaaaacagtaagcTCATTTAACAagataaactagattttgacccgcgctttcaaagcgcggaatcatttctttttaaaattttatttaaattaataaatatttgtctaatctatattttaatagattttatatttgtttatagtaatttttataattttttcttctttattttttattatataataataaatttgtgtACTAATTAATTTGTGCAAACTTCTACtcaataaatttaatcatattgtgattatatatttgctaaggttatttatttataattttaacttattaattaaatattatatgaaaaatgtaataGACATTACGTTTTTCattctacatatttttaaataatgcataaatattaaattataattacacaaatattaaataataattatgtatttaaattgacttataattatttttaaaagaaaatattgttgGGCTTCTTTGActttaagtttttaaattattgggCTGTTTTGTTTAGTTGGACAGAAGCAAATGTGTTGGGCTTTTAATTTCTGAAAACCATTAAaagcaattgaaaaaaaaaatgaaatattttgtaattaataagaaaattcaGGGGCAGATTCATAAGaaggattctgctttaatagtatagattaactTATGGACAAAAAGCGACAAAAACAACTTAacctatttataaaataataataattaaaattttaaattaaattaattaatatatttttatccgaTAAAAGTAAACAGATATAATTTAAGTTCTGAAATTCATATCTTTCAAAATATTCGTTAAATTTTATTAACCCTAATTTATGTCAACATTGACAGTAATTcaaaaacttcattttttttaactttgacTGGCAACAAGAGATATCTTTATATAAGAAATTTGATCAAGtgtatttagtattttttttatacagtGGTCTATTATTATATATGGTAACGTGAACTGcttttatataattaagtttTAATCACGtgttttttagtatttttatataatggcTTACTATTATTTGGTACATGAATTGCCACGGATAAGCTAGAGTTAATAATGGATGAATGTGCATCCATAAAAAAAttgagcatatatatatatttgtacttTTATATTGTGGTATATTCGTATATATCTGGTAACATGAATTGCTTTTATATAATTATGCTTTTAATCACGTgtcttttagtatttttatataatggctttttttaaagttgatttattatgagaaatattacataattcGATAACCGACAATATTACCTGCCTTATAAGagtctaactgcatcacctgagctgTCCTACAAAAATCATGTATGACCGAGTTTACTTGCACTATATTCAAGATCTCTTTTAAGTCTTTCCTCCGTAGcatgcataattgtttaataaatcgcttTCTCCGGGAATTGAAACATGGACCTActggtgtagaagcattagTGAATCCTTAGTTAAACCATTGGACTAAAGGGGCTTCAACATATAATGGCTTactattatttgtaatatgAATTGCCTCAGATAAGCTAGagttaaaaaaacttaaacatacCCCCTCTGTTTCTTATTGTAAGTAGTTTAAGgaaaatttattgtttcaaaatgtaagtagtttccaaatatctaaataacttttacatttattggATATAGTGTAATCAATCGAATAATAtccattttttataattggttaaactaattaattaaatattatttttcttaaagtaacaacttttttaatattagtGTTTTTAGTCTAAACTAGTTACATTgtgtatgttttattaattttaattgaaCTTATACTAATTTGTAATCCATCCATTAAAAGTAGAAAACAGTCCATTTAATATGATAAAGTAATTTAACCGaatttttaaagagaaaatgtctaaaataaagtaaacatagttttttgttacaaaaaaataggcCTAAACAATTTCCTAAAAGAACcaatatttagatattttaatgcAAGTACATATATTTTCCTAAATCAAATTCAATAATAACTTGAAATGATAGTGAATTACGATCACGTCCtttgagcaaaaaaaaacaaaacaaaacaaaatttcaacCATTATAGTTTTGAGAATTTTGAAAGCAATGATGAAATCTGCATAGTAGAATTTACATCCATAATttggttttataattaaaacttaaaattatcacaactaatttgatttaaaattgatataactaatttaaatatgAATAGTTTGAAAGTTtgttaataaaaaatgaaagaatATTGATTGTACAATTCATGGTTTACACTATGGTTTGATGATACATGTGTGAAGTCCTATTTTTATAGTTATGGTGAGATTTAGTATTTgtaatttttctattaaaaatatgaaatttatattcAAGTGTTTAGTTGTATACATTAAATGTTTTCATATCTGACACAGTGTTAAATCAAAGGTTATTCTGTTTCGCATTTAAGGTTTAGAAAACTTAATTAGAAGTCATCTTAACATTTacatttgaagtttaatatagCTAAAgataattttgaatataaaagatTTAGAAGTCTACTTagttgaaaattattaatttcaaattacaaacgagttaattattttaacagttaattaaataaatgaattatattaaataaataaagaggaTGGTGATTTACTGAAAAACGCAGAGTCCTATCACATTTGCTGTCCACAAACTTTGTCAGTTTGCTTCATCTCCACGAGCCCCTCACTTTCAAGCAGCTTACAGGATATTGCATTACTTGAAAGGCACGATAGGTCATAGCCTTTTCTACCCTGCTTCTTCAAATCTGGAGCTGTCTGCTTTTGTCGATGCTCATGACACTAGATGCAGTGTGTCTGGCTATTGTATGTTTGTTGGCACTGCTTTGATTTTGTGGAAATCAAATAAGCAAGACACGGTATCGAGTTCTTCGGCAGAATCTGAGTATCGAGCGATGTCTAAAGCAGTCCGAGAAATTATATGGTTTCGAAATTTGCTTCATGATCTCTGGATTGAAATTAAGGACCCTGCTCCTTTGTATTGCGACTACACTGCTGCCATACTCATTGCCAATAACTCTGTTTTTCACAAACGGACAAAATACGTCGAACGTGACTGCCATATTGTGCGTGAGCGAGTTAAGTTAGGCATGATCAAGATTTTTTAACATTCGTTTGGAGAATCAGCTTGCAGATATCCTAACAAGCCTCTATACCCTGCAAGATGGGACATTAACATATATGCTCCATCTTGAGGGGAAGTATTGGTTTATAGATATATGTTGTACATGGTTTAGTTAATCACAATTAGAATAATCAATCTTATATCTCACTTCTCAGATTTCCGATAAAAATGGATTTTTTGTTCTTGTATATGAGTCTTTCGAGACGTTTATCTAGACTGATATTGTTGTGATGTAAAAGAATGGCTTGAAGCTGGGAAGTTGCAGAGGGTAGTGTTGGTGATTATGAGCAAAGCTACTGGTGAAGTCTTGTAGAGTTGGAACTTTCCCATTGAAACTGATGCTGAAGTTGCTGAGAAAGGGTGAATCTTTTATTGTTGATAATGTTCTTGAAATTTAGTTTTCAGAATATGAATCTTGATTTTGCTTTTATTCAGTGTATCGAgggacaaaaaaatataacaaaatggTTAATTGCGAGGATGAGTATTCTCAGGAGTAGCAGCAACACCTGATATAACTTTAGCAACGTCACCTGCAGAAGCTTCTGGCTTCTTTTTACTGTACAAAACCATGTAGCCAAGTCCACCAATTATCACAAATCCAACCGCTGCTGCTCTCACAGGACATATCCCTAACGATCGTCGCTGGCACAAAACTTCACTTGACTGCTTCGCTGCTTGGTCAGGTCCCGCCATTtcccttttaaaaaaatatatatatatctctatgTATATGGCGTCTCTCTTTTCTGAGAAAGAGTTTATATAATGTCTTTCTTTATAAGTGACTTGTATCTCTCAAAGAAGTTTCTTCTAAAAACTGTTTTGTAAAGtttgtttttgtgttgttgAAAATTTGGAATTTGTAGAAGAGATTTGTTTGTTATTAAGGCCAAGCGCACTCGTAGGACATGCTAAAGACTCGCTCTAATTTGCTATATCTTTATTCttgctttattttatatttagctTCATAATCAGTTAACTAATTGTCTTGAGAAATTGAGTAATAAAACGAGGAAACTTACAGATTTTTTTCCACGACAACTTTCATGCCATAAACACATAGCACACTGCGAATTTGGTGGGATgagttatttttttatgaagTAGACTAGTTATAAAACTTGGAGATGGAAGGTGGTGAATCACTTAGGTTTGAACCGAAGGCTTTAATCCATACATTTTATATGACACATTCttaagattattttttgttttaattctttGTAATTTATAACTACAAACTTATTTCTAagcagaatttttttttaaagttcaccTCAAGTCCCTAAAACCCTAGGCAGCATATTATGAATGATGAAGGTGTCAAGGTGATAGATTAGTTTTTATTTGAGCCCACATaatcttataagttataacataACACCCAGTACTTTGAAAAGAGTACATTGCTCCTAAAATAACAGACACTGGAATTCATGAACGAAGATTGCAAAAAGTGTGACGAAGTTTTCACTTAAATGAAAAGGCTGATAATCGGACGGTAAATAATAGTGTGAGAAGATCAAATCAAACGCCGTTAAGCCGTTGATTGAAATTTGTGGGTTTCTCAATAGTCAATACGAACGAACGCACTGGATATTTCTTTCCGCCATTATTTATCGTAAGCAGCGTACAATATTAATTGGGCCAGTCCAAATACACATCCAATTCCATTTGgtatctgaaaaagaaaaaataatgttattatGAAAAACAATGATAAAACACGTTTTCTcaactaaaaaaatcaacatacaacttttcatttattttacttATCATAGTTAAATCTAGTATCACAAAATATCAACAATTATTggcacaaaaaaacaaacaattatACAACTTTCATTCGGCTATATTTTTTGCATAACTAAATCTAGTTAAGTAGGTAAATCTAGTTATGAAATATAGATGCACACACAAATGTTAAATCtagtttttttgtcaacatgttAAATAGGTAAATCATGAAAGTTTGATGAACAAAGAGTTAAGAGGTTGATTGTTTGCAGATTCTGCACTAGTTTCTGGTTTTTGATTTTCCAAAAACCACTTTTTATCCAATCatgattttgataaaatagATTTCCTATTTTTTAGGGAATCTGGTTTTTGCTTCCTTTAACTCTTTCCTtctcaaaaaccaaaatcactATTTTATTGGATTCTCCTTATGAAAAGCTAcgtacaaaaacaaaaaaatgatttttttcttttattttctgttaactAATTTTAgctaaattttttttggtcaaaattttTAGATAAAGCAAAGCAAACGTAAACCATAAATAATGCATCCAAGTGTCGAGTTTTAGGAAGCTTGCTGATCATAcacatttcatttttatttttaattatatgattaataattttatttgattaatatttagttatataatttatctattttaaaatttcattttcttttgtttttttatacattttattcattaagggtataaacgatattaaccgctctaacttttaacgtgagagctcaattctgaaaatttacttcgcaaataatagtatagataaataaataaataaataaataaatatatatatattatatatatatataatatagttatggttttttttattttaaaaattatggatGTACacattttactttttgtttttaaaatatttttttaattatgtatgcTTTGAtgatagtattttattttttatttttcaataatagatattttactatcataacatttaaaatttattatttttaaaagcaaaaaccagaaactaaaaaccaaaaaccaaaaaccaaaatcaaaaccaccaatcaagtttttcaaaaaaccaaaatctactgcaaaatcaaaaaccaaaaatcaaaaaccaaaaactaaaaaccaaaaaccaaaagccagaaaccaaaaaccaaaatctaaaatctaacaaaacaatcatcaccttaatAAAAAAACTCACAGCGATGAATGGATCGAATTGTATGAGTGCATAGACTGTCCAAACGCCTGCGTTTAGAAGCGCAGCTAGCGACAGCCAAAACGGCATGAACTCCAcgctttttgtttttattaccattttcttcatattttcatgtaattatttttccaacaaaaacaaaaatttagttGCAAGTTTTATGTACttaaccaaaatatatttgtataaaatatataatattaatgcACCACTAAAGATAGAACCACAAAATGGGGAAATAATtaacaagaaaacaataataactTTAATCCTCAAAACATACCATGACAGATAATGGAGAAGCATACATCATCACGTTGAAAACGCAACAAATGATTCCAACGCTCAACGAACGTTCTTTGGTAGTGTGTTGTAGAGTGAAGACCAACACTGTGAGAACAGCCACGAAAACGGTTTCACCCGCTAAAACAGCGGCTATTACCAAACGCTGTTTTTGACGGCCGCAGTAAACGAAAAAAATGGTAATGAACACAACTTCGATTATGATCCCTGTGCCGTTGATTGTAAGGACCGGTGTGTTGTGCGGATGTACCATAGGGAGCCCATACAGAACCCAAACGAGGCAGTTTATGAGAGTCGCTAAATACGGTACTGGTGAATATTCCTCTGTTGACTTCTTTTTCACAATCTGTATGAACGTTGGCCtgaataaaaatgaaacatAAAGTATTTTAGTTTACGTTTTGCAACAGTTTTTTCTTATTCTACAGTTTTTAAGAGCAACAGCAGTTTATTCTACGATGTTACCTACAACGTGTTTATATCTTTTTGAAGGAAATCTAGTAAGTAgtctttcttaatttttattaaattattaacaaaaaaattgttgtgAGAAAAGTATCAACTTAATACTGTGATTACCCAAGATAAAAGTTAAAAGTGATGAAAGCAAAAAGAAACTCAGATCTTTCAAGAGAAACCATATCTTGAATAGACGAAACAAATTTCTTTTCCTTAGGaaaatcaattatataaatGGTTTACGAATCTCCCTCCGTGCATGTAGTTTCATTGTTTCAgacaatttatttaaataatacaaaGAAAACTTACGTTGGTGATAAGAACAAACATAGAGCGATGCCATTCCCTGAAATTTGATCATATGAAGTGAAAAGAACACactatattaaaaagaaatttgttttataaaaagtgTAGATGTGAATAATCAGAAATATTAACCTATTATTGCCACAATATTTCGAATAAGGTTCAATTGTTCAGACACCATATTTCGATTGTAATTAAAGACAAAGATGATGGTGGTGTAGAAGAAGGAAACTACGAAAACGAGTTTAATTAAGTGATTTGAGAAACCATTTTAGCTAGTAGTCAGAGAAGAAGGTTGGTCGATGGGTGGTGTTTATATAGAGTGAGAAAAGAACAGAAGGCTGCGAGAGACCATGAATTCAAATGATGTGATGTGAATTGATATACATACATGCACCGTGTGCAATGAAATGTGAGTAAGCAGTAATTATCACTTTGTAAAACTATCTTTGGAAGGTAGTTGAATTAAAAACACATTTATGGTACTTTTATATTCACAAACTTCGTGGCATTTACATAACTCCTTTTAACTAACTTATGGTAgaccaatgattttttttttgggcaaagaTGGTAGACCAAtgataaatgatttattatCTACATGAATTCATCCAATAAAAATGATGCTCGGAACTAGAAAATAGTTAAAATGTGACCCTTCTCATAAGATTGATTTAATAATTGAATAGTAATTTTATCTACACACTATTTTCACAAATTCAGtgattcaaaaattataaccaTTATCCTGATCCTATAAAACGAGTGATCATAACTTTTTGTTTAGCTTGCTTATCTAAAATCATCTTCAAtggcttattttattttttactctaaaataaagtaactctataatagagtttgagtttacTCCGATGatactatattttaaagtataaaatagagtgatgaacaaaaaaacaagttaTTCCTTGGAGTAAATTtattttcactctattatatagTAAACAATAGAGTATTATTcgaatatttttactttaaactAGTTTACTTTGGCATCAGTGATAATCTTAATATAAACAGCGTTCAACTAGCTTTTTTGAAAATGCATCGTTTGAGTAGAGTATAAAGTCTCAActagaaactaaaataaattaggaTTTGTGTTAATTATTTAGGATGTGTGTTAATAAATTAGAATCTTTTGAGC encodes:
- the LOC106443839 gene encoding bidirectional sugar transporter SWEET7; translated protein: MVSEQLNLIRNIVAIIGNGIALCLFLSPTPTFIQIVKKKSTEEYSPVPYLATLINCLVWVLYGLPMVHPHNTPVLTINGTGIIIEVVFITIFFVYCGRQKQRLVIAAVLAGETVFVAVLTVLVFTLQHTTKERSLSVGIICCVFNVMMYASPLSVMKMVIKTKSVEFMPFWLSLAALLNAGVWTVYALIQFDPFIAIPNGIGCVFGLAQLILYAAYDK
- the LOC106443840 gene encoding LOW QUALITY PROTEIN: tricyclene synthase, chloroplastic (The sequence of the model RefSeq protein was modified relative to this genomic sequence to represent the inferred CDS: inserted 1 base in 1 codon), yielding MASLLQMGSPLIYRNSLVKRIQRPRSFTCTIVAKTTRADESPVVLRRSANYQPSLWDHHHLLSVENKYTKDESVHERDLLKENVRKMLNDERTTHLEQLELIDDLQKLGVSYHFEREIDNILTFTYHKDRRNFVEYDMEYDLHATALEFRLLRQHGFNVPEDVFDVFMENCGKFDSHDINGLLSLYEASYLSTKSDTKLQKNVRVFATQQLKNFVDTHGSKDLASCDVEMVVQALDMPYHWRMGRLATRWYIDMYGKRLHKNPMLLEFSKLDFNIVQAVYQEELKYVSSWWRETGLANQLHFSRDRIVENYFWTTGQIQEPQFGNVRRIITKVNALLTTIDDIYDIYGTLEELQLFTAAFENWDVNRLDDLPEYMRLCFLVVYNEVNNIGCDILRNKDINVIPFLKKSWADVCKAYLVEAMWYKGGXQTKFGRIHAKCLDFNLVPNNICSLLLCILGPTLCSSLGDFVRTPTKHRQMLFLCVPSSQRSCNLAG